AGGAACGCGCCCAAAAGAAATATAGTACCTGTGGGACGCAGGGAATTAACGCCTTTGGAGAGGACGTAAGACACGCTGATGAAAAACAGAATGCAGCCTCGTAGAATTAGGAAGCTCCAGCCTCTATAGACGGAGTAGTTCATTGTTGTATAATATTTCGCAAAAGGAGTGAGAATTAAATCATGTTAAGCGATTATACTTGGGACGTGATAGCAAAAGAGTCCGAATCTCTCGCGAAAAGATTCAACGCCGTAACTAAAAACGTAGCAAACGCTAATACACCAGGTTACGCACGTCATAATGTCTCATTTGAAGATCAGCTCAAAAAAGTTATGGAGCAAGATAAACATTTACACATGACAGTAACAGACGCGGCGCACATTCCTTCAGCACCGTTGAAAATCAGCGACGTTCATGCAGCAGATATAAAAATTATGGACGAACAATATAGATTAGACATGAATAACGTAGACCCAGAACGTGAAATGGCTATACTTGCTGAAACCCGCATGATGTATAGTGCTTTCATGCGTATAGCTACGAGCAAAAATGCAACGTTAAGAAGTGTCATCGCAGGCAGATAAATTTATTAAAGGAGGCGGGAAATTATGCGAATCTTTGACAGCATGGAAATAGCCGGAAGTTCTTTAACTGCACATAGACTCTGGATGGACACAATTTCGTCAAACTTAGCAAATATCAACACAACGCGCACAAAAGCAGGAGGGCCATATAAGCGGCGTGTTCCGGTTTTCGCGGAAATGCTTGACGAGACTCTTGACGGTTATCACGACATCGGCGGAGTTAGAGTCATCGGCATAACTGAAGATAACGGCGCACCTAGAATGACTTACCAACCAGATCACCCCGACGCAAACGAACAAGGTTATGTCGCATATCCAAATGTAAATTTAGTTCGTGAAATGACTGATATGTTAGTCGCAAGCCGTGCATATGAGGCAAATTTAAGCGTCGTTACAACCGGCCGCGATATGTGGAACAGCGCACTTGAAGTCATGAGAGGATAAAAATTTTTCCCGGATAGATTATATGAGTCTTCCGGGATTTATTTATTCAAGAAGTTTACTATAAATTCGCTTAATTCGTTAATTCCTTCGCCCTTTTCCGATGACGTTATCGCAGGCACATCAACAGAATATAATTTATCGCGTATATAACTTTCGCGCGTGGTCTTCCATTTTCCGTGAGCTATCTTGTCAGCCTTAGTGAAGACAACGAAAATATTTTTTCCCGACAAATTTATATATTCCTGTAACTCTTTATCGTTTGCTAATAGTCCGTGCCTGAAGTCTACAAGGTGGCAGACAAGTTTTAGAGTCTCTCTATTATTCATGTAAGCTGACACAAGTTTTTGCCATGAGTTACGCTCTGTTTTACTTCTCGACGCATAACCATAGCCGGGCAAATCCACGAGTCTTAACGCAAAATTTTCTCTTGTCTCGACACGATAAAAATTTATACTGCGAGTCTTGCCGGGGGTCTGTCCTGTTTTAGCGAGTCTCGTGCCTAATAACGCATTAATTAATGATGACTTGCCCACGTTCGAACGTCCTGCAATGGCGATTTCCGGCAAATTTGAGTCTTCCTGCAAAAGCTGCCCCGGCGTGAAACATGAAGCCTCAAGCCGGGATTTGACAAAAATTTTATTACTCATGAAGCAAATTATCTATTGAGATTTTATTATTCCGCACAAATTCGGGAGTAATAACTAATTTTTTCCCGCGTTTTTCAGAGTCAGGCAATGAAGGCATCTCGAACTCTAAATCAAGCATTAAGTTTTCCATAATTGCGCGCAAACCTCTAGCACCGGTCTTTTTCTTTACTGCAAGTTCAGCAATTAAATCAAGAGCTTCGG
This region of Synergistaceae bacterium genomic DNA includes:
- the flgB gene encoding flagellar basal body rod protein FlgB: MLSDYTWDVIAKESESLAKRFNAVTKNVANANTPGYARHNVSFEDQLKKVMEQDKHLHMTVTDAAHIPSAPLKISDVHAADIKIMDEQYRLDMNNVDPEREMAILAETRMMYSAFMRIATSKNATLRSVIAGR
- the flgC gene encoding flagellar basal body rod protein FlgC encodes the protein MRIFDSMEIAGSSLTAHRLWMDTISSNLANINTTRTKAGGPYKRRVPVFAEMLDETLDGYHDIGGVRVIGITEDNGAPRMTYQPDHPDANEQGYVAYPNVNLVREMTDMLVASRAYEANLSVVTTGRDMWNSALEVMRG
- a CDS encoding YihA family ribosome biogenesis GTP-binding protein, encoding MSNKIFVKSRLEASCFTPGQLLQEDSNLPEIAIAGRSNVGKSSLINALLGTRLAKTGQTPGKTRSINFYRVETRENFALRLVDLPGYGYASRSKTERNSWQKLVSAYMNNRETLKLVCHLVDFRHGLLANDKELQEYINLSGKNIFVVFTKADKIAHGKWKTTRESYIRDKLYSVDVPAITSSEKGEGINELSEFIVNFLNK